One segment of Kryptolebias marmoratus isolate JLee-2015 linkage group LG23, ASM164957v2, whole genome shotgun sequence DNA contains the following:
- the LOC108244152 gene encoding probable ribonuclease ZC3H12C isoform X2, which produces MGQKDHVEAGAGHVLDLGSGLEYLHVAGADRQAGGADGPPAMEEQGETPSDGDNAAASPPPLARLEESSGSRAEREPAQSSSAAHDGGEATCAYSKNTHQLLCRTPCVDLGTDGPPEPPGEERDPPKSPASTPEPVSEARGKAYQAKLDFALKLGYSEETVRLVLSKLGPDTLINDILGELVKLGTKSDSEQPVGILTSTSSTSSSASSCGCSDILDGQRSDSPCSSDSVCDQDNLRPIVVDGSNVAMSHGNKEVFSCQGIQLAVDWFQERGHQNITVFVPAWRKEQSRPDAPITDQEILRRLEKEKILVFTPSRRVQGRRVVCYDDRFIVKLAYESDGIIVSNDNYRDLANEKPEWKKFIDERLLMYSFVNDKFMPPDDPLGRHGPSLENFLRKKPVMPEQKKQPCPYGKKCTYGHKCKYYHPERGAQPQRAVADELRATAKTCVASKNQGDTGLVKSHSVPAGTIEAKKGAPKRQSDPSIRALSYSDAEEKLLAKSRAEGHSNMSPALAGPPSGLSLPQDQQSRAVTHLSAPGHELYPHCESPDIGYYCVTRAYSGLSLTSRRSPDCRFPTDVDLRHGSVGSTGSECGSESSISCSSSSCDSYSERSCPGCPPDPLLEDSIHFTNPHSRLYPPHVSSNHELCTLHAAEYQNIPHSHTSNPGVHTYHLSSACGQSCIHDQPPPEAPPKRPLYPLPPHLQHQPLATRSSCPGDYHSLPQSNLQPPGSPLGRCLAPTRAESVSDSHLYEHLSAPHHHRPKAVPSWDSYYRQPLLPSPRYEPSTYQSLPDTRQASWHALPWPQDSYTQHHSSHPALHPSPTRYLSHPPPPAHSPHPPYSPHGSHLAVPPHALPPYVPQHPESPVLGRYEDVREKVYINLCNIFPSELVSRVMARSPHVTDPQQLAAAILAEKAQSGY; this is translated from the exons AGAGGCCACATGTGCTTACAGTAAAAACACCCACCAGCTGCTGTGTCGGACTCCATGTGTGGACCTGGGCACTGACGGGCCTCCTGAGCCTCCGGGAGAGGAACGTGACCCGCCCAAGTCTCCGGCCTCCACGCCCGAACCGGTGTCCGAGGCGAGGGGGAAAGCCTACCAGGCCAAGTTGGACTTCGCCCTGAAGCTGGGCTACTCTGAAGAGACAGTGCGACTGGTGCTCTCCAAGCTTGGTCCTGACACTCTCATCAACGACATACTGGGAGAACTGGTCAAACTGGGCACCAAGTCCGACAGCGAGCAGCCCGTTGGGATATTAACCTCCACCTCATCCACGTCTTCTTCGGCCTCCTCTTGCGGGTGCTCTGACATCCTGGACGGCCAGCGGTCGGACTCGCCGTGCTCCTCAGACTCCGTCTGCGACCAGGACAACCTGCGGCCGATCGTAGTGGATGGCAGTAACGTCGCCATGAG CCACGGCAACAAGGAGGTGTTTTCCTGTCAGGGTATCCAGCTGGCTGTGGATTGGTTCCAGGAGCGTGGTCATCAAAACATCACAGTTTTTGTGCCTGCGTGGAGGAAAGAGCAGTCCCGCCCCGATGCCCCGATAACAG ATCAGGAGATTCTGCGTCGCCTTGAGAAGGAAAAAATCCTGGTCTTCACTCCCTCACGGCGCGTCCAAGGTCGCCGCGTGGTCTGCTATGACGATCGCTTCATCGTCAAGCTGGCCTATGAGTCAGACGGCATCATCGTCTCCAATGACAACTACAGAGACCTGGCTAACGAGAAGCCCGAGTGGAAGAAGTTCATAGACGAGCGTCTACTCATGTATTCTTTCGTCAACGACAA ATTCATGCCACCTGATGATCCTCTTGGCCGTCATGGACCCAGTCTAGAAAACTTCCTGAGGAAAAAGCCCGTCATGCCTGAGCAGAAGAAACAGCCCTGTCCATACG GAAAGAAGTGCACCTATGGCCACAAGTGTAAGTACTACCACCCTGAAAGAGGGGCTCAGCCTCAGCGAGCTGTGGCTGATGAGCTGCGAGCCACCGCCAAGACCTGCGTCGCCTCCAAGAACCAGGGGGACACGGGCCTTGTGAAGAGCCACAGTGTGCCAGCGGGCACCATCGAGGCAAAAAAAGGTGCTCCCAAAAGACAATCTGACCCCAGCATTCGAGCTCTGTCATACAGTGACGctgaggagaagctgctggCCAAAAGCCGGGCAGAAGGCCACAGCAACATGTCTCCAGCCTTGGCAGGACCCCCATCTGGCCTCAGCCTTCCGCAGGATCAACAATCCAGAGCAGTAACGCATTTATCAGCTCCCGGCCACGAGCTCTACCCTCACTGCGAGTCTCCAGACATCGGCTACTACTGTGTAACACGGGCGTATTCTGGCCTGAGCCTTACGTCCCGAAGGAGCCCGGACTGCCGCTTCCCCACCGACGTGGACCTGCGACATGGCTCGGTGGGCTCGACGGGCTCCGAATGTGGCAGTGAAAGCAGCATcagttgcagcagcagcagctgtgactCCTACAGTGAAAGATCCTGTCCTGGGTGTCCTCCGGATCCCCTACTGGAGGACAGCATTCATTTCACAAACCCCCACAGCCGCCTGTATCCCCCTCATGTCTCATCTAACCATGAACTGTGCACTCTGCATGCTGCCGAATATCAGAATATTCCACACAGCCACACATCCAACCCGGGAGTGCACACCTACCACCTGAGCTCAGCGTGTGGGCAGAGCTGCATTCACGACCAACCACCGCCAGAAGCTCCCCCGAAGCGGCCTCTCTACCCCCTGCCTCCCCACCTCCAACACCAGCCGCTGGCTACACGCTCCAGCTGCCCCGGCGACTACCACTCTCTGCCCCAGTCCAACCTCCAGCCCCCCGGCTCGCCCCTCGGCCGCTGCCTGGCCCCAACGCGAGCTGAAAGCGTCTCCGACTCCCACCTTTATGAGCACCTCTCGGCACCGCACCACCACAGGCCTAAAGCCGTGCCCAGCTGGGACTCATACTACAGGCAGCCCCTGCTGCCGTCGCCCAGGTACGAGCCATCGACCTATCAGAGCCTGCCAGACACGCGGCAGGCATCCTGGCACGCCCTGCCGTGGCCGCAGGACAGCTACACCCAGCACCACTCGTCTCACCCAGCTCTCCACCCGTCGCCCACACGCTACCTCAGCCACCCACCACCTCCAGCCCACTCCCCCCACCCACCTTACTCCCCCCACGGCTCTCATCTTGCAGTCCCCCCCCACGCTCTTCCCCCTTACGTCCCGCAGCACCCCGAGTCCCCTGTGCTTGGCCGCTATGAGGACGTTCGGGAGAAAGTGTACATAAACCTGTGTAACATCTTCCCCTCGGAGCTGGTGAGTCGCGTAATGGCCAGAAGCCCCCACGTCACGGATCCCCAGCAGCTGGCTGCTGCCATCCTCGCAGAGAAAGCTCAAAGCGGCTACTGA
- the LOC108244152 gene encoding probable ribonuclease ZC3H12C isoform X1 has protein sequence MGQKDHVEAGAGHVLDLGSGLEYLHVAGADRQAGGADGPPAMEEQGETPSDGDNAAASPPPLARLEESSGSRAEREPAQSSSAAHDGGEATCAYSKNTHQLLCRTPCVDLGTDGPPEPPGEERDPPKSPASTPEPVSEARGKAYQAKLDFALKLGYSEETVRLVLSKLGPDTLINDILGELVKLGTKSDSEQPVGILTSTSSTSSSASSCGCSDILDGQRSDSPCSSDSVCDQDNLRPIVVDGSNVAMSHGNKEVFSCQGIQLAVDWFQERGHQNITVFVPAWRKEQSRPDAPITGKHNKPFARTCAAARLSITLTSTDQEILRRLEKEKILVFTPSRRVQGRRVVCYDDRFIVKLAYESDGIIVSNDNYRDLANEKPEWKKFIDERLLMYSFVNDKFMPPDDPLGRHGPSLENFLRKKPVMPEQKKQPCPYGKKCTYGHKCKYYHPERGAQPQRAVADELRATAKTCVASKNQGDTGLVKSHSVPAGTIEAKKGAPKRQSDPSIRALSYSDAEEKLLAKSRAEGHSNMSPALAGPPSGLSLPQDQQSRAVTHLSAPGHELYPHCESPDIGYYCVTRAYSGLSLTSRRSPDCRFPTDVDLRHGSVGSTGSECGSESSISCSSSSCDSYSERSCPGCPPDPLLEDSIHFTNPHSRLYPPHVSSNHELCTLHAAEYQNIPHSHTSNPGVHTYHLSSACGQSCIHDQPPPEAPPKRPLYPLPPHLQHQPLATRSSCPGDYHSLPQSNLQPPGSPLGRCLAPTRAESVSDSHLYEHLSAPHHHRPKAVPSWDSYYRQPLLPSPRYEPSTYQSLPDTRQASWHALPWPQDSYTQHHSSHPALHPSPTRYLSHPPPPAHSPHPPYSPHGSHLAVPPHALPPYVPQHPESPVLGRYEDVREKVYINLCNIFPSELVSRVMARSPHVTDPQQLAAAILAEKAQSGY, from the exons AGAGGCCACATGTGCTTACAGTAAAAACACCCACCAGCTGCTGTGTCGGACTCCATGTGTGGACCTGGGCACTGACGGGCCTCCTGAGCCTCCGGGAGAGGAACGTGACCCGCCCAAGTCTCCGGCCTCCACGCCCGAACCGGTGTCCGAGGCGAGGGGGAAAGCCTACCAGGCCAAGTTGGACTTCGCCCTGAAGCTGGGCTACTCTGAAGAGACAGTGCGACTGGTGCTCTCCAAGCTTGGTCCTGACACTCTCATCAACGACATACTGGGAGAACTGGTCAAACTGGGCACCAAGTCCGACAGCGAGCAGCCCGTTGGGATATTAACCTCCACCTCATCCACGTCTTCTTCGGCCTCCTCTTGCGGGTGCTCTGACATCCTGGACGGCCAGCGGTCGGACTCGCCGTGCTCCTCAGACTCCGTCTGCGACCAGGACAACCTGCGGCCGATCGTAGTGGATGGCAGTAACGTCGCCATGAG CCACGGCAACAAGGAGGTGTTTTCCTGTCAGGGTATCCAGCTGGCTGTGGATTGGTTCCAGGAGCGTGGTCATCAAAACATCACAGTTTTTGTGCCTGCGTGGAGGAAAGAGCAGTCCCGCCCCGATGCCCCGATAACAGGCAAGCACAACAAACCGTTTGCACGTACCTGTGCCGCAGCACGGCTTTCTATAACTCTCACTTCTACAGATCAGGAGATTCTGCGTCGCCTTGAGAAGGAAAAAATCCTGGTCTTCACTCCCTCACGGCGCGTCCAAGGTCGCCGCGTGGTCTGCTATGACGATCGCTTCATCGTCAAGCTGGCCTATGAGTCAGACGGCATCATCGTCTCCAATGACAACTACAGAGACCTGGCTAACGAGAAGCCCGAGTGGAAGAAGTTCATAGACGAGCGTCTACTCATGTATTCTTTCGTCAACGACAA ATTCATGCCACCTGATGATCCTCTTGGCCGTCATGGACCCAGTCTAGAAAACTTCCTGAGGAAAAAGCCCGTCATGCCTGAGCAGAAGAAACAGCCCTGTCCATACG GAAAGAAGTGCACCTATGGCCACAAGTGTAAGTACTACCACCCTGAAAGAGGGGCTCAGCCTCAGCGAGCTGTGGCTGATGAGCTGCGAGCCACCGCCAAGACCTGCGTCGCCTCCAAGAACCAGGGGGACACGGGCCTTGTGAAGAGCCACAGTGTGCCAGCGGGCACCATCGAGGCAAAAAAAGGTGCTCCCAAAAGACAATCTGACCCCAGCATTCGAGCTCTGTCATACAGTGACGctgaggagaagctgctggCCAAAAGCCGGGCAGAAGGCCACAGCAACATGTCTCCAGCCTTGGCAGGACCCCCATCTGGCCTCAGCCTTCCGCAGGATCAACAATCCAGAGCAGTAACGCATTTATCAGCTCCCGGCCACGAGCTCTACCCTCACTGCGAGTCTCCAGACATCGGCTACTACTGTGTAACACGGGCGTATTCTGGCCTGAGCCTTACGTCCCGAAGGAGCCCGGACTGCCGCTTCCCCACCGACGTGGACCTGCGACATGGCTCGGTGGGCTCGACGGGCTCCGAATGTGGCAGTGAAAGCAGCATcagttgcagcagcagcagctgtgactCCTACAGTGAAAGATCCTGTCCTGGGTGTCCTCCGGATCCCCTACTGGAGGACAGCATTCATTTCACAAACCCCCACAGCCGCCTGTATCCCCCTCATGTCTCATCTAACCATGAACTGTGCACTCTGCATGCTGCCGAATATCAGAATATTCCACACAGCCACACATCCAACCCGGGAGTGCACACCTACCACCTGAGCTCAGCGTGTGGGCAGAGCTGCATTCACGACCAACCACCGCCAGAAGCTCCCCCGAAGCGGCCTCTCTACCCCCTGCCTCCCCACCTCCAACACCAGCCGCTGGCTACACGCTCCAGCTGCCCCGGCGACTACCACTCTCTGCCCCAGTCCAACCTCCAGCCCCCCGGCTCGCCCCTCGGCCGCTGCCTGGCCCCAACGCGAGCTGAAAGCGTCTCCGACTCCCACCTTTATGAGCACCTCTCGGCACCGCACCACCACAGGCCTAAAGCCGTGCCCAGCTGGGACTCATACTACAGGCAGCCCCTGCTGCCGTCGCCCAGGTACGAGCCATCGACCTATCAGAGCCTGCCAGACACGCGGCAGGCATCCTGGCACGCCCTGCCGTGGCCGCAGGACAGCTACACCCAGCACCACTCGTCTCACCCAGCTCTCCACCCGTCGCCCACACGCTACCTCAGCCACCCACCACCTCCAGCCCACTCCCCCCACCCACCTTACTCCCCCCACGGCTCTCATCTTGCAGTCCCCCCCCACGCTCTTCCCCCTTACGTCCCGCAGCACCCCGAGTCCCCTGTGCTTGGCCGCTATGAGGACGTTCGGGAGAAAGTGTACATAAACCTGTGTAACATCTTCCCCTCGGAGCTGGTGAGTCGCGTAATGGCCAGAAGCCCCCACGTCACGGATCCCCAGCAGCTGGCTGCTGCCATCCTCGCAGAGAAAGCTCAAAGCGGCTACTGA